In Quercus robur chromosome 10, dhQueRobu3.1, whole genome shotgun sequence, a genomic segment contains:
- the LOC126703722 gene encoding uncharacterized protein LOC126703722 isoform X2: MMKTLNADESKTLYALLKSEQSPIDEIAADFNSKFPRARHFVACSSLVLLLQDKKLLHSTQRLVAFAILHQTYASQKSSANPFINFIINTASDDEGEKYERAFILQLLGSDGSSSGKESFPQCEQLQQQYCDKIHPEPHNCLFKDGSVKSVVPDPDVPSGCDANSIEFDLQPGAKPILGSGDREETVIGLLRNLSLEGLGPQWIRPFPPRLPVQEGELVWLNPDDNHELLWDYGMCVDTSRGAAVRDLIAKALKGPLVPPQQEQVLVELVNDPKLVYHCGLTPRKLPELVENNPLIAVELLTKLIHSPEINEYFTVLVNMDMSLHSMEVVNRLTTTVELPSEFIRIYITNCISSCENIKDKYMQNRLVRLVCVFLQSLIRNNIINVKDLFIEVQAFCIEFSRIREAATLFRLLKSLE, from the exons ATGATGAAGACGCTGAACGCAGATGAGTCGAAGACGCTTTACGCTCTCCTCAAATCGGAGCAAAGTCCGATAGATGAGATCGCCGCCGACTTCAACTCCAAGTTCCCTCGCGCTCGCCACTTCGTTGCTTGCTCCTCCCTCGTCCTCCTTTTACAG GACAAAAAGCTGCTTCATTCAACTCAGCGTTTGGTTGCATTTGCTATTCTTCATCAGACTTATGCCTCCCAGAAATCTTCTGCGAAcccttttataaattttattatcaat ACTGCATCGGATGATGAAGGTGAAAAATATGAGAGGGCATTTATTCTCCAGTTGCTAGGCTCTGATGGCTCGAGTAGTGGCAAAGAG TCTTTTCCGCAATGTGAACAGTTGCAGCAGCAGTATTGTGATAAAATTCATCCAGAACCACATAATTGCTTATTTAAGGATGGTTCAGTGAAAAGTGTGGTGCCAGACCCTGATGTACCCAGCGGTTGTGATGCGAACTCAATAGA GTTTGACTTGCAACCTGGGGCCAAACCCATACTTGGATCTGGAGATAGAGAAGAAACAGTAATTGGGTTGTTGCGGAATTTGTCACTGGAAGGGTTAGGTCCTCAGTGGATCAGGCCTTTTCCACCAAGGCTTCCAGTACAGGAGGGGGAG CTAGTGTGGCTCAACCCTGATGACAATCATGAACTGTTATGGGACTATGGCATGTGTGTTGATACAAGTAGAGGGGCAGCAGTGAGGGACTTAATTGCAAAAGCTTTGAAGGGACCACTTGTTCCTCCACAACAAGAg CAAGTCCTGGTGGAGTTGGTGAACGACCCCAAGCTTGTGTATCATTGTGGACTGACACCGAGAAAGTTGCCA gaacTGGTGGAAAATAATCCTCTAATTGCAGTTGAACTTCTCACCAAGTTGATACATTCCCCTGAAATTAATGA ATACTTTACGGTGCTTGTCAATATGGACATGAGTCTACACTCAATGGAAGTTGTTAACAGGCTTACAACAACAGTTGAACTCCCCTCTGAGTTCATACGCATCTACATAACTAACTGTATATCATCTTGTGAGAACATCAAG GATAAGTACATGCAGAACAGGCTTGTCAGACTTGTATGTGTTTTCCTACAAAGTCTTATCCGAAATAATATCATCAATG TTAAAGATCTTTTCATTGAAGTCCAAGCCTTCTGCATTGAATTCTCGCGTATTAGGGAAGCAGCTACATTGTTTAGGCTTCTCAAGTCCTTGGAATAA
- the LOC126703722 gene encoding uncharacterized protein LOC126703722 isoform X1, whose amino-acid sequence MMKTLNADESKTLYALLKSEQSPIDEIAADFNSKFPRARHFVACSSLVLLLQDKKLLHSTQRLVAFAILHQTYASQKSSANPFINFIINTASDDEGEKYERAFILQLLGSDGSSSGKEFLKQSVADYIQGFDPSMHSFPQCEQLQQQYCDKIHPEPHNCLFKDGSVKSVVPDPDVPSGCDANSIEFDLQPGAKPILGSGDREETVIGLLRNLSLEGLGPQWIRPFPPRLPVQEGELVWLNPDDNHELLWDYGMCVDTSRGAAVRDLIAKALKGPLVPPQQEQVLVELVNDPKLVYHCGLTPRKLPELVENNPLIAVELLTKLIHSPEINEYFTVLVNMDMSLHSMEVVNRLTTTVELPSEFIRIYITNCISSCENIKDKYMQNRLVRLVCVFLQSLIRNNIINVKDLFIEVQAFCIEFSRIREAATLFRLLKSLE is encoded by the exons ATGATGAAGACGCTGAACGCAGATGAGTCGAAGACGCTTTACGCTCTCCTCAAATCGGAGCAAAGTCCGATAGATGAGATCGCCGCCGACTTCAACTCCAAGTTCCCTCGCGCTCGCCACTTCGTTGCTTGCTCCTCCCTCGTCCTCCTTTTACAG GACAAAAAGCTGCTTCATTCAACTCAGCGTTTGGTTGCATTTGCTATTCTTCATCAGACTTATGCCTCCCAGAAATCTTCTGCGAAcccttttataaattttattatcaat ACTGCATCGGATGATGAAGGTGAAAAATATGAGAGGGCATTTATTCTCCAGTTGCTAGGCTCTGATGGCTCGAGTAGTGGCAAAGAG TTTCTTAAACAGTCTGTTGCAGATTACATCCAAGGATTTGATCCTTCCATGCAT TCTTTTCCGCAATGTGAACAGTTGCAGCAGCAGTATTGTGATAAAATTCATCCAGAACCACATAATTGCTTATTTAAGGATGGTTCAGTGAAAAGTGTGGTGCCAGACCCTGATGTACCCAGCGGTTGTGATGCGAACTCAATAGA GTTTGACTTGCAACCTGGGGCCAAACCCATACTTGGATCTGGAGATAGAGAAGAAACAGTAATTGGGTTGTTGCGGAATTTGTCACTGGAAGGGTTAGGTCCTCAGTGGATCAGGCCTTTTCCACCAAGGCTTCCAGTACAGGAGGGGGAG CTAGTGTGGCTCAACCCTGATGACAATCATGAACTGTTATGGGACTATGGCATGTGTGTTGATACAAGTAGAGGGGCAGCAGTGAGGGACTTAATTGCAAAAGCTTTGAAGGGACCACTTGTTCCTCCACAACAAGAg CAAGTCCTGGTGGAGTTGGTGAACGACCCCAAGCTTGTGTATCATTGTGGACTGACACCGAGAAAGTTGCCA gaacTGGTGGAAAATAATCCTCTAATTGCAGTTGAACTTCTCACCAAGTTGATACATTCCCCTGAAATTAATGA ATACTTTACGGTGCTTGTCAATATGGACATGAGTCTACACTCAATGGAAGTTGTTAACAGGCTTACAACAACAGTTGAACTCCCCTCTGAGTTCATACGCATCTACATAACTAACTGTATATCATCTTGTGAGAACATCAAG GATAAGTACATGCAGAACAGGCTTGTCAGACTTGTATGTGTTTTCCTACAAAGTCTTATCCGAAATAATATCATCAATG TTAAAGATCTTTTCATTGAAGTCCAAGCCTTCTGCATTGAATTCTCGCGTATTAGGGAAGCAGCTACATTGTTTAGGCTTCTCAAGTCCTTGGAATAA